The nucleotide window CTTCCTTCATCAATTATACAATAAAAAAGTGATAACCTGCAAGTGTTAGCTCAATCTATTTCTATTTGATCTAACCCATACAATTACTTATTGtcaatgttttttaaaatttttggtttAAATAAAAGCATATAATTTAGATGATAccacataaaaacattttacagtgatGTCAGGaaatacatgtaaatacataGCCTAGAGGGACATATCATACTGAATCATTAAGGAAAATAAAACTAATCTGTCATATatgtgcatactgtatatatgcagcagatattacattttttttaaatgttacatgcAATGAACAAATGAGTGTATATGCATGTTATATCTGTaagtacagtacatacagtatatggccaTATTTCCTGCCATATATCAAATTTCTGTATGGGTCCTCAATTATTGTATGTAGCTTTCAGAGTCTTTCtgtcaattgttttattttcatattatcaTTTTTCACTTTTTTGATAACAGTAGTGGACAGCACTTGTTTTATTGCTATTACAGATTTATTGCAGGTATCTTGGGTTGTCTTTTTATCTTGTGGCAGTCATAATACCTGCACAGAGGAGCGTGATGCTCGAGCTTTGTTTAGGGTGAGGCGGCGTTCCCAGCGATGGATAGAGTCCTGGACCTCCAGACTCAGCTGTCTGGTCACAGCCTCATTATCAAAATTCTTAATGTGCTCCAGAGCACCATAGGTGGTGGTTAGATAGTATGaacctgaaaatgtaaaaataacagtTATCCTTGCCATATGAGCTGCTAAACAATATTAGCTTGTTTAGAGCATGGATCAAGATGACGTTTGACCCTTTGCTTAGATGTGTGTTTTAAGGGGCTGTTTACACAGTGTATTTTGTTATGTGCACTGGTcctgttttttaataatattgctATGTAAACATTCACTAGACTCACTCCATGACTCACTATTAGCCTATATCCATATggctgtgtatatacagtatgtgtcctCACCCTCTCCAAGCTGCAGTGCAGGATCCATCAGCTCCATCATATACTCTACATCCAGCAGCAGTGCACCGATGTTGATGCGAGCCAAGACATACATTAGCACAGGCAGGAGGTCATCAGCACCATGAGACTTTCCTGTTAGAAGAGCCATGAATTAGTCAAGAACATTCATATCACATTACTAATAAGTGATTCTGCATGTTTAATGAAGATTTTTTACTTAAACTAAAAATTCCTAAGCCTAAATGTAAATAGTCTTTTAAGAAATACGTAATTTCAAAACATTATTCTGTTTGTTTGGGCACTCCAGCATGCCAACTTCTGGGTCAACAAATGGGATGAGTTTGGGGTAGGACTATCAAGTAAGACAGGGAGAGTGTTCGGGGaaacataaatattaattattttagcatttctATTTAGTGACACAAAAATCACAGAattcaccttaaagggatagttcacccaaaaatgaaaatactctcatcatttactcaccctcatgccatcccagatgtgtctgacgttctttcttctgctgatcgcaaacacatttttttgaagaatatgtcagctctgtaggaccttataatgcaagtgaatggtgaccagacaaaaaaaaaaatctcattaaggcagcataaaagtaatccatacgactataataataataataataaccattcACTTATactgtatgggcctacagagctgtgattttcttctaaaaatctttgagttgtgcagaagaaagtaagtcataaacatctgggatggcatgagggtgagtaaataatgagagaatttttggatgaactttccctttaaagctacttaaatgtaaaaataaatcacatcatAGTACATAATGGATTTAGCAAATTTGGCTCCAATTCCAGACTTTTTAATGccttaaaaagaacaaattaaaacTTGCAGAAACCCTGACACAATAAGCGATGAGATTCTAAAAGTGCTGCCACAGTGTATAGGGCAGAATGTCAAAGGCATATTTTCTCATGCTTCCCAAATGTAGCCATTGCAACAGTACACAGCATTTTATGTGACTGTAGAACAAGACATATATTCTGGACAGAAATGcagctttatatactgtatgtacaagcCCACCACTGGAGTACTGCCAATATATACAGCTCAGAATATGCTGAGAGAGCTTTGCCGTATACTACAAGCTTCACAATATTGATAATATGCTGTATGTGCATTAAGTCTATGCGTTTAATTCATTTTAAGACTTTCATTcttaaatctgaaaaataaatctGTTAATCAAAATCAAACATACATTTGATGTAAAAGCTGGCAGCTTTTCATATTTGTACACCTTTGAGCTGGCTATGTCTATTTCTTTTCAAATATAATCAACAATAAACTGACACATGGCtcatttaaacagtaaaaaacTTTGCTTACATCTGTTGATCTGAAAGATGGAATTTGTAGCAAAAAATTGAAAGTTCCTATAATCTGTACTGGTCTGTCTGTGTATGTCTATACATGTTAATTGCCCTAACTTTATCACTGTTGCTATAAAATGCATTGACTACAATCATCAACACTTAACATGGTCACATGAAGAGATTACTTATGTAATTAAAGGATCATTAAAAATTAGaatgaatacttttttttatttttagtacttTCATAGCCCTGAATAAAACTTAGTTCCTACTTTTTATGCAATGTATCTTCTTTATATAGTAACTGCAACATATTCTGTATTTAAAGAGTGAGTGGGAGTTTATCTATTGCAATATCCAAGAGATGTtattacaaaacaaaatgcacTGCATTGCATTTTAATTTGAGGATTTTTTTAGTTACGCTGTGAAAGTAAATTGTCCCATAAGATTTACATTTCAGTAATACATTGCCACAGTAGTTCCTTAATATAAACCCAATCCAATATGGATCTAGAAACCGCACCCCCAGTGTAATTCAGTGTTTAATTTGGGAAAACAAAATCAACAGATTGAGAACAAATAGAGCTACAGAACAAAAGAGTTTATATAGTACTGTAATTCAGCAGGTAATACCATGGtgagaaaatgtatgtaaactattTGTAAGTATGCCAAGACTTAAATTAATTTGACCTAACTGCAAGCCAATTTAATTGAAGTTTAATAAACAGATAAAGGGATTGAATTACACAAATAACATTACATGTCATTGTTATTTGAAtctagttttcacttttgtcaaaaTGTAGCTACACGAACATACAGGAAGATTGTATTTGTGAATGCAGTGTTCAAGTTAATAAAAGTTTGGATTTCCCCCCTTTAAATCTGAGCTTCACAAGAGAAATTTGGTAAATGAAACACCTTAAGCAAGAGactgttttggacctctgtaaacTTCATGTTGTTGATGCGCATAAGCCTAAAATTGTTTTATAACCACTGCTCAAGACTTTGGACTTTGTAAATCTGTGGTCTTGAAATTGTATGAAAAGAGGAAATGGAAGACATATGTGTGTGTTCTTTGAGGTGGATCATTCTTTAAAGGACACTTGAAGAATGGCTTAGGTTAAGAAAGCCTCACTTGTCTTATCTGTTGCTTATGAAGACCTATTAAAGAACGTACTAAAAGAAGAGAGATGTGCATGGGAGGATACTAAAGAAAAGATAGCTCTAAAAAAAGCCCCTCTCAAGCATAGATAACTCTGTCTGGATGATCTGAACTGCATTTAGAAGACTGCAATTACAAAAGACAGAGttgcttttcaaaataaaaaacatattttgcaaaAACCTGCAGTACAACAAAAAGGTCTAAATGTAGAATAATTTGATGGTGATATGTGAGTGTAATGCTGCTTTCAAGTCTCAGTAATGGCAAAGGATCTTGGGATTGCAGCAGTAATTTGGACAAGAAATTACTTTCTGTGATAATCAAcctaaatgctgttgattgagcttaacttgtactttAAGGACACCATTGCAGGaaataaatgtttacagtgtatattcattttacattatttaatcataataatcCATGAGAAGATATAACTGTATATGCCTATGTATAGTCTGTCTAGATGCTGATATTAAACATGACCTAACTGTGATCCTCAACATTCAAGTGAATCTACAGAGATGTTATCTGAAACCAGTGTGATGCATGAGTCAAGACTTAAAATAAGCTATCACAGGAAATGTATGAATTTCCCAAAAAATTACAGACTGTCATTGCTAATGAATTTAAATCTTCAAATACTTCAGTGGATCAGTAGTTTAGCAAAAtcacaaaatgttaaaatgttatgaCTGATAGTGCATTTTGCCTTTGTGGGGCAGTTCAGATAACCAACACAACTGGCACATAAAGGTTCACAATCTATATTGTAACACTTGATGATCTAAAAAAAGAGGGTAGTCTTTAAAAATATCTCAGTGGTATATCAAGTCTTGCTTTCAGTTGTGCTTTATGCCGTGACTAGCCTTGGGGGGGTGTGGGAGTGGGGGGTGACATGTAAGGCAGAGTCTTTCTGAGATCCTATGAAGGGTCActatttcttttatgtttttcacatatatatatatatatatattacccttttgccttcactagtatatttaaatggaaaatttacacaaaaatgaaaattctctcatcatttactcaccttcatgccatcccagatgtgtatgactttctttcttctgcaaaacacaaattaatatttttagaagaatatttcagctctgtgggtccatacaatgcaagtgaatggtggccagaactttgaaggtgcaaaaagcacataaacgctGCATAAAAGTTATATGTGTCAATAAGAAGCAGTTCacgtttaagtcaatttttactataaagtaTCCTCTCATCCCAGTAGGTGGATTTGCACAAAcaattcaaaatgacaaaaacaaaagaagaagaatgtgagagtgaaagtggagatttatagtaaaaatgtacttaaatatttatttgtttctcacccacacctattacttctgaaaatatggatttaaccactggagtcatatggattacttttatgctgatttgtgtgatttttggagattcaaagttctggtcaccattcacttgcactgtatgaacctgcagagctgaaatactcttctaaaatcttagtttgtgttcagcagaagaaagtcatccacatctgggatgggatgaggatgagtaaatggtcagagatatttcatttttggatgaactatccctttaatgagttTATAGCATCTACTAATTTATAAACAAGGGATGGTCTGGCAATACATAATACTGATCAATATTTATCCAATCTGACCCATtcatcagggtctctctctctctctctctctctctcgctctctctcttttctaAAATGAACTAACCTGGACAGCCCACAGTCATGGACTCATAGATGATCTTGCAGGTCTTGAGGAGCATATCGATCTTCTTCTGAGGTGAATACTCTTTGTGCATGTTACCAAGCTTTGCTTGAATTTTCTCAATGACAGCCATTTCAGGGACACTGGTGGTGACCCCTAGGTCTGTAGTGGTGGTCCCCAGAACCACTTGCTGGTTTTCTTTTAGTTTCTTCAgatttcctgcacgcgagtggaTATCCTTCAATTTGTTATACACAGCCACACGCAAGGGTTTCAGGACACTCTTGCAAAGTGCTACTTCAATAATGATCTCTGAAGAGAGGAAAACCATTTATTAGATACATAATGTGACATTATCAGTTTGaagaattacatatttaaatgcataaacataTGGGGATATCGTCTCATTTGCGaatgtaacctcggttcactGAGACAAAGGGAATGGGACATTGCGTGCTAAGGCATATGGGGAGTTGTCTTTCCACATGACCTTGTTGAAATCTCTCTAAAATAATGGTAATATTCTAGTATTTTCTAGTTTTAGCCCCGCCCTTTTAGGTGCgaagctgtccgctataaaagcaggtgcgcaaacaccattcctcaggaTTTTCTGACTGAGAGACAAGGAGCGTATCGTTCACAACTCAGAAGAACTCTTGTAGTGCAGCCAGCATTCGCAATATCTCTTTCCCATTGTCtcaaggaacagaggttacgtacataactgagacattcccttatgactcagtacacttgacattgcgtactAACGCATACGGgaaacagaatcccatcacaccacactacacaacataaccttccagagaggaaGCATGACGCCACAGTCCCGCAGGTTGccgaccgacatgagtatgccgggccaggaggggagcactcagaatgaatatatgaactaaagtcatatagtatgaattaaccccttcatgAACCAAGTCAGGTGCATGTGTGAAAGTGCatgtgactttatggtaaattacagTGGCAAttagtgtgctttaacaccaattgggcaaatctTACCCTGCTATTCATAAGCTAGGGCAATcgcatcaacaatccagtgagaaagtctttgcttggagatggacatccTTTCGTGCATCCTTCATAGCACACtaagctgatcagacagtctgaactggcggtTGCGCTCAACGTATGCATGTAGCACctacacagggcataacaaatgctaCGATTGTTCCTCATCCCAAaaaaatggaggagggaagagaGTTTGAATGTGAACCACCTGCactctgaagggcatggttagAACCTTAttcacatagccttttctgggtttgacagtggcttttgaaagtccagagccaaactccagacatgaattgtcaattgATAGTGCACGTAAGTTGAGAGGAGGCCATGCGGGGTAGTGGGGGGTTAGGGGCCTCGCGGGGTGTGTGCCGGCACAAGGTCCACCTCAAATTAATTCTGCtcgacctatatatatatatatatatatatatatatatatatatatatatatatatatatatatatttatatttaacacaaTATACGATATGCAATTGCTTATAAGCATACACATCTCCTGCCAAAGCACtgcggggaatcaggatgctgaaccTGCTTGTTCACCAGAGAAGCATCAAGCGGcgaggctcaaacaccatagccaatattagaatattgccattattgtagagaggtttcaactacaGTAGGTCATGTGGAAGGACAACTCCCCTTATGCATTAGCAAGCATGTCTAGTGTACTGAGTTGTATGGGAACCATACCATCTCTTAGATAAACCCTTTTCTTTgtattataaacataaaaataagcgATAGCCTGGAATTGTGACCTAAAGGAGATATTTCTAGCTGatctaccaaacaaaaaaatatatatatacttttcttggtGCAACCTTATTTGTCATATTGAATAATTTCagacatgttaaataaaaaattggaCTGGAATAAAACCagataatttagatgttaccacatgaagcacatttttacagtgtacacacacacacacacacacacacacacacacacacacacacacacacacacacacacacacacacacacacacacacacacacacacaaaatgtgctTCATTTGGTAACATCTAATATGTTATTGAGCATTTCTGAATCAACATGGTTACACTCCTCAAAActtattttaagggttagatgaGGTAGAAAagctccttaaaggaatattccaggttcaatacaagttaagctctatcgacagtatttgtggcataatgttgataacctcAAAATATTATTTCAACACGTccttcctttcctttaaaaaacaaaaatcacatttacagtgagacacttaaaatggaagtgaattggaaaAATTAATGAATTGgagggcttaaagtaaaaaatgtgaagcttataattttataaaagcaattacattaattcttctgttaaaattaatgtattttatttgactACTTCATAGCCAAGTTAAGTTTATGTCTAGTCATAGTTTATAGTCATGTTCAGGTTTGtttcatgtttatagttagggttgtGGATTtcacttataataataaactgcacttgggttatCGTCAAATCATCATCTCTTCGTCATTGCCACTGCCAGCTACAACGTTACAATAACTTCAACATTCTTTCATAATCCACCCACTATTGCTGTGGAAGTTAGAAACATGATGATTTAATTCTGCCTTAAGAATGCAAAACGATCCCTACTCTTTCAATTCTTGCAGTGTTTGAAATGAAAGTTACTTCAAACACTGAGTGGTCATTTGGCATTGTTACATGTTCTCCTCAACCACAGTTTGTTATGGACTGAGCAGCACAATAGttaagggatagtttgcccaaaaatgaaaattctgtcatttactcacccacatgttgttccaaatttgtataactaagaacagaaatgaaattgtcattcaaaatgttagcctcagtcaccattcgaattcattacatctttttatctttaaaaaagccaaacaggtttggtacaacataagcatgaataaatgatgacatactgtttttgggggtgaactatcccttttaggtcAATAAGATGATGTAGCTTAACCGGTAAAGCATGAATATAACAATGCCAAGGGAATTCCCAAGGAAAACAGGAatactgataaaatgtctaacttgaATGCATTGTAAGTTGATTGAATAAAAGTGCCTGCCAAATAACTGTAAATGTATATTACCCAATTTCTCATCAGAGTATGTGGCTGCTTCTTGTAGATTTTGCAGCTCTGCACTCTGGATCAAGTAGCTTTTTAGTTGGGTTATAATCTGCCTGATCTCTTGGAGCATCTCTGTGCTAGAGGTGTGTTTCCGCATGGTGTCCAAGGTAAAAACTTGATAATCCCTAACCAGGTTCCCAAAGTATGTGTTTCCATCCCGGGACAGCTCTACGATGCGTTTATGCAGCTTGCGGTCGGCACTCATTAAGCCTGTTAAGGCATTGGAGAGGTTCGCCATAGACACCATGGACAGTCGTTGCTTGGCTCGGTCAAGCATGATTGTTGGGCTCATCTTTATAAGAGCACCTGTTGCCACAATGGTGTCCACCTCCTCCTCCGTGCTGCTGGCTGAGTAGGAATCATGGTCCGGCTGTGGAGCTCCACCTTCAGGAGAAAACTGAGAAACATCAGAGATTTTGGGATGACCAGCGTTGAGGATGAATGAAGGGCGGACAGGACTGGGGCTGCTGAAATTCAAAGGAAGAATGGAAGTGGGTTCTTGGATACTTGGTGTTAGTGAATTCCCGGCTGCTTGGTAGAGTTGTCCAGTCAGGTTTTGAGAGAGTATTTTCCTCCTTGGAGGCACCTCTGGAGCAACAGGCTTCTTTGCTACAGCCGCTATTTCATGAGATACCTTTGGAGCTCCATTAAATACTTTAGATTGTTCCTCTAGCACTTCCTGAAGAGTTTCTGAATCCACAGGCCTCTCCCTTTCTTCCATACTGTCATCTAGGCAAATGAGAGATGCAACAGGGACTTGCGGGATATGTGCACCAGAGGTGCTGGTGGTGACTTCCTGCTGCGCTGGTTCCTCTGACAGTTGTTTCTCACTTAGTCTGCGGCGGGATGGTACTGGAGGAACTCTATGTGAAGGAGTACTAGAAGACTGCTTTCCCTCTGTTTGTAAGACAGCTGGCTTGTCTGTGTCATGCTCAACACCCGAGGCTGGAgttctctgtctttcttgttCTGCACCATCACCATCATTTCCTTCCCCTTTCAGTACTGAAGGGGGAGGATAACTGAGAACTTGCTTAAACTCTCCCTTTGCTGGCTTACCAAATGCAGGATGTAGACAGCCTTCAGGTGCATTGGGAGGACGTGGACGCAGGGGTGGGGGTCTTTTGTACTTGGGTAGTGCCTTGATTGGGGTGTTTAGGCTCTGGGTCCTCAAGACAGGGGTAGGTGAGGTGGGCGGCACACTGTTGCTGCAGTCCTCAATGAAAATGGGGTTGACATACCAAAGGCGGTTGCTGCCAACTGAAAGCTGTATTTCACAGGAACTGCTTTGCCCCTGGCTGTCTGGATTGCCAAAACCACCAGCTTTGTTTCCTACTACCTCATGACTATTCAGAGCTGAACTCCAGAACTCTGTGTGAGCATGAGAAACATTTTAGCACTGTGtgactttaaagggacagttcacccaaacaagAAGATGTGTGGTATCATTTACTCAtatgttccaaatccatatgactcaaaaggagatgttaaataGAATGTTaatgactgacagcctcagtcagcatttgctttcattgtatagaGAAAGATTTTGgtaaaagttaatggtgactgagcctaacATTCTGCGTAACATCTCCTTTGGGGTTCGACAGGAACCATTGATGACATATGGAACTActaatgacaaaattttcatttttgggtgaactatccctttaacttaacactttaaaatgtaacttCTCTGTGCCTTACATATTGACAAATTATACTGACATATATTATCATAGCAAtaaagctaaatcaacagcatttgtagcatactgtagattaccacaaaaaataatttagatggTTACAGTTACAAAAAATGAATGGTTACAGTTAATCACTTATGATGCTAGTGATTGGGGCCAGTCCAAGAACGTTAAAATCGAGccctttaaaatttttatttttgcctcccgcacttttccaagctaaacacAGTACAAATTGTGAATTTGTGTACAATATTCTTTGTGCTTTGTTACTTCGGGCTGATTGAGCAACCATCcatccaatcacaggtgagttttatGAGCGGAAACAACTCGTAAAAGTTGAAAAAGTGAAAAGTTTGGTGAAAGTAGTCAAAACACTTGAATCACTTGGATACATCAgtaagtgctccacaagatgacCTTTATATTTGCATCTAATTTAGCAAAATTGTACAATTATTTAGCAATacctgaatctttaaaatactacaaatattaaaagtaaacaatatgtatacattaatataatacttaGATCGTACATATTAATATTGCACTGTATGtgttgggtctgtgtgtgtgtgtgcccccgACTGCTACGCCCTTGgttaaaatacacaatgtttcaaacgtatagccacaacacatacacataattCATGTGTGATAAATTCCCTTACTAACCTAAGCTGTGTAAAATGATATCATAGACAGAATATCAACATGATGATGTAAAACCTGTAATGCTGTAACACCGGttaatccctgattttatcatactaaaatcacattaaaacatataatgtttacCACTTGTGGCAATACTTAtaaaacagtgtgcattttaatgtttatgggcttttttttttttttttttttggtaatcaacataatgctgttgaataagcttaacttgtattgaatccgaaacattcctttaagcgtATCCAAAAAAATAGCTTTCATAGCACTTCCTATGAGCGTTATGGT belongs to Xyrauchen texanus isolate HMW12.3.18 chromosome 16, RBS_HiC_50CHRs, whole genome shotgun sequence and includes:
- the rin3 gene encoding ras and Rab interactor 3 translates to MLSPALSTASPVLTKPSSPTISSDIPDSYHSQTSPIPPSTPFSLSSTQTFPLIDISNDSSHDPASLLLPTLPPISCIQPSSPPLQTCSPNINFKLYSPLPPQKRMSPQMPKPPLPAQLPSALPKISSSPLPRPPPPVGRPSAPPHPRPPLPVASKPPVPASPVSNSNEPVLPGISILDKLIKTCPVWLQLGMKQDRAMQILSKTSPGIFLVRRDPSQKPMVLSVRFADQLGEPQFKELHIKEDKSLLYLEGSVLVFENIFKLIAFYCVSRDILPFPLKLPQAILQVATYDDMEVISSLGSEFWSSALNSHEVVGNKAGGFGNPDSQGQSSSCEIQLSVGSNRLWYVNPIFIEDCSNSVPPTSPTPVLRTQSLNTPIKALPKYKRPPPLRPRPPNAPEGCLHPAFGKPAKGEFKQVLSYPPPSVLKGEGNDGDGAEQERQRTPASGVEHDTDKPAVLQTEGKQSSSTPSHRVPPVPSRRRLSEKQLSEEPAQQEVTTSTSGAHIPQVPVASLICLDDSMEERERPVDSETLQEVLEEQSKVFNGAPKVSHEIAAVAKKPVAPEVPPRRKILSQNLTGQLYQAAGNSLTPSIQEPTSILPLNFSSPSPVRPSFILNAGHPKISDVSQFSPEGGAPQPDHDSYSASSTEEEVDTIVATGALIKMSPTIMLDRAKQRLSMVSMANLSNALTGLMSADRKLHKRIVELSRDGNTYFGNLVRDYQVFTLDTMRKHTSSTEMLQEIRQIITQLKSYLIQSAELQNLQEAATYSDEKLEIIIEVALCKSVLKPLRVAVYNKLKDIHSRAGNLKKLKENQQVVLGTTTTDLGVTTSVPEMAVIEKIQAKLGNMHKEYSPQKKIDMLLKTCKIIYESMTVGCPGKSHGADDLLPVLMYVLARINIGALLLDVEYMMELMDPALQLGEGSYYLTTTYGALEHIKNFDNEAVTRQLSLEVQDSIHRWERRLTLNKARASRSSVQDFINVSFMEAGSNTKTLGVRPNTTAQDLCNQCAEKFEVLSPESCCLSVLVDGHYKPLAPEEFPLAVKSSLHHTEPRMEYYFVYRHGRWPEQESVDQMPPTSEPEESLI